From Nicotiana tabacum cultivar K326 chromosome 22, ASM71507v2, whole genome shotgun sequence, one genomic window encodes:
- the LOC107829830 gene encoding histone-lysine N-methyltransferase ATXR7 isoform X1 encodes MVSSIICHVEPSEAETNHTPFYSRKRLKPSDSQGSIGDENPADVVSTMEFTIGCLKNLGSPLCVEMSCQSNGEIENVSSPRDVGGSSVGDKISVVYPQPPLATGWMYVNQQGQMCGPYIKEQLYEGLSTGFLPEELLVYPILNGTMSNAVPLKYFNQFPDHVATGFAYLTASSGPMNKFSGVAKDLGGNGVELTTTSPYSDSEAKHGTHSLNQHVSTTGFAGTVAPSMFMDYEESCWLFEYHDGRKHGPHSLIELYSWYHYGYILDSVMIHHADNKFRPFTLNSLISSWTTATPGALMSNSNGHETAFLPDFVSEISHEVCSQLHMVIMKAARRTLLDEIVSHAISECISKKKDHKKVTNQSVKMSSPSTRMSAGFSGSKALVAPESSTKAPNLLDQKSPTAEISLQSSGSSKSVGSFENFCESYTVVCRTLFDSSMQSIWNAVFYDHVSEFASAWRKKKRWSPPCPMVESNILAKSYTNCTTKLSTEVLQVDEEYFGCDLDLPPGFEEKIVTVDLPSVFSSKDCTAKLSTEVLQVDQESFGCDLDLPPGFETKNVTVNLPSVSSSKDCTAKLSTEGLQVDQESFGCDLDLPPGFETKNVTVNLPSVSSSKDCTAKLSTEGLQVEQESFDCDLDSPPGFETEKVTVELPSVSSSFNDEKGLSKFSHAMDSEANDRMQLILDCVLEELHLSAKMSLEEYFTSLLHEEVTGKVHSLEDGMITKVAEDSNICLGVASENDSSDAISVSENLSCIDIQNTSLPEKSLHQNSIDTYMIPSSYCLSSAFQKSACLDNAAIDKMTDELQPPQCEAVPVQTSKVRLARSDDHILRIVWYAILSNCRQKVHEKALGELKFFLLDDLIRKFLTTWCSAKRRGKPEDSEVTRSKAYNEKRDNSPVALSKSVDGFPKVPTVAGKYTYYRKKKMVKRMSGSSLQPLPDRDVGFQKRSSNKSRKQDLLGEATESAKGVNAASSVKEIGLKECRRELFTSVAPPSSVINCNTISEKVASVSRAGRSNATRKKLKATFVAEDSGDIGKVDGDVGFKKRSNKSRKQDLLGEATESTKGDNAASSVKEIRLKECRGELFTDASLVVPPSPVINCNTISEKVASVSRAGRSNATRKKLKSTFVAEDSGGIGKVDGDVGFKKRSSNKSRKQDLLEEATESTKGDNATSSVKKIELKDCHRELFTNASLVVPPSVVINSNTIPEKVASFSKVGRSNASCKKLKVAFDSEGSSDNGRVAEVVNRELGTLEMQPTASLKKTPQLAKLPKLNKRKLEYNMSASRSRKIQRVSSGAGSQPATKEVIVEKKQKGKSRTAKHCPQSDGCARSSIIGWEWHKWSLKATPAERARVRGITIDHIQSVSSDANGSQVLNAKGISARTNRVKLRNLLAAADGADLLKATQLKARKKRLRFQRSKIHDWGLLALEPIEAEDFVIEYVGELIRRRVSDIREHYYEKIGIGSSYLFRLDDDYVVDATKRGGIARFINHSCEPNCYTKVISVEGQKKIFIYAKRHIAAGEEITYNYKFPLEEKKIPCNCGSKRCRGSMN; translated from the exons ATGGTGTCTTCGATCATATGCCACGTGGAACCCAGTGAAGCGGAGACGAATCATACCCCATTCTACTCTCGAAAGAGATTAAAGCCTTCGGATTCACAGGGTTCTATTGGGGATGAAAATCCTGCTGATGTAGTGTCTACAATGGAGTTCACTATTGG TTGCTTGAAAAATCTCGGTTCACCATTATGTGTGGAAATGAGTTGCCAGTCTAATGGGGAGATTGAGAATGTTTCATCGCCTCGTGATGTCGGTGGCAGTTCAGTAGGTGACAAGATCAGTGTAGTGTACCCTCAACCTCCACTTGCAACCGGATGGATGTATGTCAATCAACAGGGTCAAATGTGTGGTCCTTACATCAAAGAACAATTATATGAGGGTCTATCTACTGGTTTCTTGCCTGAAGAACTTCTGGTTTATCCCATCTTAAATGGGACTATGTCAAATGCAGTGCCCTTAAagtatttcaatcaatttcctgACCATGTTGCAACTGGCTTTGCTTATTTAACGGCTTCGTCCGGACCGATGAATAAATTCTCCGGAGTTGCCAAAGACTTAGGAGGAAATGGAGTGGAGTTGACAACAACTTCCCCTTACTCTGACTCAGAGGCTAAACATGGAACTCATTCCTTGAACCAGCATGTCTCGACCACTGGCTTTGCGGGAACAGTTGCTCCCTCTATGTTTATG GACTACGAAGAATCGTGCTGGCTGTTTGAGTATCATGATGGGAGGAAACATGGGCCGCACTCTCTTATAGAGCTTTATTCATGGTATCATTATGGTTACATTCTGGATTCAGTGATG ATACATCATGCTGATAATAAGTTCAGACCCTTTACTCTGAACTCTTTAATAAGCAGTTGGACTACGGCTACCCCTGGAGCTCTTATGTCTAATTCCAATGGGCATGAGACTGCCTTTCTACCAGATTTTGTATCTGAGATTTCTCATGAAGTATGCTCACAGCTTCATATGGTGATCATGAAAGCAGCTCGTAGGACTCTGCTCGATGAGATTGTTAGTCATGCAATTTCAGAGTGCATCTCTAAAAAGAAAGATCACAAGAAAGTCACTAATCAGTCTGTCAAAATGTCCTCCCCTAGTACCAGAATG TCTGCAGGTTTTAGTGGCAGTAAGGCCTTAGTTGCTCCTGAGAGCAGTACAAAAGCTCCTAATCTTCTTGACCAGAAATCTCCTACTGCTGAAATTTCTTTGCAGTCTTCAGGAAGTTCAAAATCTGTCGGAAGCTTTGAGAACTTTTGTGAATCTTATACAGTTGTCTGCAGAACGTTATTCGACTCTTCCATGCAAAGCATCTGGAATGCTGTCTTCTATGACCATGTCTCAGAGTTTGCATCTGCGTGGAGGAAGAAAAAGCGATGGTCACCTCCTTGTCCTATGGTTGAATCAAACATTCTAGCAAAGTCGTACACCAACTGCACCACAAAGCTCTCTACTGAAGTT TTGCAAGTGGACGAAGAATATTTTGGCTGTGATCTTGATTTACCTCCAGGGTTTGAGGAGAAGATTGTGACAGTGGATTTGCCTTCAGTTTTTTCATCAAAAGATTGCACCGCAAAGCTCTCCACTGAAGTC TTGCAAGTGGATCAAGAATCTTTCGGCTGTGATCTTGATCTCCCCCCAGGGTTTGAGACAAAGAATGTGACAGTGAATTTGCCTTCAGTTTCGTCATCAAAAGATTGCACCGCAAAGCTTTCTACTGAAGGC TTGCAAGTGGATCAAGAATCTTTCGGCTGTGATCTTGATCTCCCCCCAGGGTTTGAGACAAAGAATGTGACAGTGAATTTGCCTTCAGTTTCGTCATCAAAAGATTGCACCGCAAAGCTTTCTACTGAAGGC TTGCAAGTGGAGCAAGAATCTTTCGACTGTGATCTTGATTCCCCCCCAGGGTTTGAGACAGAGAAAGTGACAGTGGAGTTGCCTTCAGTTTCTTCATCTTTTAATGATGAAAAGGGGTTGTCTAAATTCAGTCATGCAATGGACTCTGAAGCTAATGACCGTATGCAACTTATCCTTGATTGTGTATTGGAAGAACTCCACCTGTCTGCTAAGATGTCATTGGAAGAATACTTTACCAGCCTTTTGCATGAAGAGGTGACGGGAAAAGTTCATTCTCTTGAAGATGGCATGATAACCAAG GTTGCTGAGGACTCGAATATTTGTCTTGGTGTTGCAAGTGAAAATGATTCTTCTGATGCCATTTCGGTTTCAGAAAACTTATCATGTATAGATATTCAGAACACTTCACTGCCCGAAAAATCATTGCACCAGAACTCTATTGATACATACATGATTCCTTCATCTTATTGTCTTTCAAGTGCATTTCAGAAGTCTGCTTGTTTAGACAATGCCGCCATAGATAAAATGACTGACGAGCTGCAACCACCTCAATGTGAAGCTGTTCCTGTGCAAACTTCTAAAGTTCGGCTTGCTAGGTCTGATGATCATATTCTGAGGATAGTATGGTATGCTATCCTGTCAAATTGCCGGCAGAAGGTACACGAGAAAGCACTGGGAGAGTTGAAATTTTTTCTTCTTGATGACTTAATTAGAAAATTTTTGACGACTTGGTGTTCTGCGAAGAGACGTGGTAAACCAGAGGATTCTGAG GTTACAAGAAGCAAAGCGTATAACGAGAAACGTGATAACTCTCCAGTTGCATTGAGCAAAAGCGTGGATGGTTTTCCTAAGGTACCTACAGTAGCAGGGAAATACACATACTACCGGAAGAAAAAGATGGTCAAAAGAATGTCAGGTTCTTCACTGCAGCCTCTTCCTGATAGAGACGTTGGCTTTCAAAAGAGATCTTCTAACAAGTCAAGGAAACAAGATCTCTTGGGGGAGGCAACAGAGAGCGCTAAAGGTGTCAATGCAGCTTCAAGTGTTAAGGAAATTGGGCTGAAAGAATGTCGCAGAGAGTTGTTCACTTCAGTTGCTCCTCCATCATCGGTTATTAATTGCAATACAATCTCAGAGAAGGTTGCCTctgtttccagag CGGGGAGAAGTAATGCAACCCGCAAGAAACTGAAAGCTACTTTTGTTGCTGAGGATTCCGGTGATATTGGGAAGGTTGATGGAGACGTTGGCTTCAAAAAGAGATCTAACAAGTCAAGGAAACAAGATCTCTTGGGGGAGGCAACAGAGAGTACTAAAGGTGACAATGCAGCTTCAAGTGTTAAGGAAATTCGGCTGAAAGAATGTCGCGGAGAGTTGTTCACTGATGCTTCTTTAGTTGTTCCTCCATCACCGGTTATTAATTGTAACACTATCTCAGAGAAGGTTGCATCTGTCTCCCGAG CGGGGAGAAGTAATGCAACCCGCAAGAAACTGAAGTCTACTTTTGTTGCTGAGGATTCTGGTGGTATTGGGAAAGTTGATGGAGATGTTGGATTCAAAAAGAGATCTTCTAACAAGTCAAGGAAACAAGATCTCTTGGAGGAGGCAACTGAGAGCACTAAAGGTGACAATGCAACTTCAAGTGTGAAGAAAATTGAGCTGAAAGATTGTCACAGAGAGTTGTTCACTAATGCTTCTTTAGTTGTTCCTCCATCAGTGGTTATTAATTCTAACACTATCCCAGAGAAAGTTGCATCTTTCTCCAAAG TGGGGAGAAGTAATGCAAGCTGCAAAAAACTAAAGGTTGCTTTTGACTCTGAAGGCTCCAGTGACAATGGAAGGGTAGCTGAGGTTGTGAACAGAGAATTGGGCACACTTGAAATGCAACCTACTGCTTCTCTGAAAAAGACTCCTCAAT TGGCCAAATTACCAAAGTTGAATAAGAGAAAACTCGAGTATAATATGTCAGCATCTCGTTCAAGAAAAATTCAGAGAGTATCAAGTGGTGCTGGCAGCCAACCAGCAACTAAGGAGGTTATTGTAGAGAAGAAACAGAAGGGTAAATCCCGGACAGCAAAACATTGTCCACAATCAGATGGCTGTGCTCGATCTTCCATCATTGGTTGGGAATGGCATAAATGGTCGTTGAAGGCAACTCCTGCTGAAAGGGCTCGTGTTAGGGGAATTACTATTGATCATATTCAATCTGTCAGTTCAGATGCTAATGGTTCTCAAGTGTTGAATGCTAAGGGAATTTCTGCAAGAACAAATAGGGTTAAGTTGCGCAACCTCCTTGCTGCTGCCGATGGTGCAGATCTCTTGAAAGCTACTCAGTTGAAG GCGAGGAAGAAGCGCCTACGCTTCCAACGAAGTAAGATACATGACTGGGGTCTTCTTGCCCTTGAGCCGATTGAGGCTGAAGACTTTGTCATTGAATATGTTGGGGAGCTTATACGTCGGCGT GTATCCGACATACGAGAGCACTATTATGAGAAGATTGGAATTGGGAGCAGTTACCTTTTCAGACTGGACGATGATTATGTG GTTGATGCAACAAAACGTGGTGGTATAGCCAGATTCATAAACCATTCTTGTGAG CCGAATTGCTATACAAAAGTTATAAGTGTTGAGGGTCAGAAAAAGATCTTCATATATGCTAAGCGGCATATTGCAGCTGGTGAAGAGATTACTTACAATTACAAATTTCCTTTGGAGGAAAAGAAGATCCCCTGCAACTGTGGTTCCAAGAG GTGTCGTGGCTCAATGAATTGA
- the LOC107829830 gene encoding histone-lysine N-methyltransferase ATXR7 isoform X2, whose amino-acid sequence MSCQSNGEIENVSSPRDVGGSSVGDKISVVYPQPPLATGWMYVNQQGQMCGPYIKEQLYEGLSTGFLPEELLVYPILNGTMSNAVPLKYFNQFPDHVATGFAYLTASSGPMNKFSGVAKDLGGNGVELTTTSPYSDSEAKHGTHSLNQHVSTTGFAGTVAPSMFMDYEESCWLFEYHDGRKHGPHSLIELYSWYHYGYILDSVMIHHADNKFRPFTLNSLISSWTTATPGALMSNSNGHETAFLPDFVSEISHEVCSQLHMVIMKAARRTLLDEIVSHAISECISKKKDHKKVTNQSVKMSSPSTRMSAGFSGSKALVAPESSTKAPNLLDQKSPTAEISLQSSGSSKSVGSFENFCESYTVVCRTLFDSSMQSIWNAVFYDHVSEFASAWRKKKRWSPPCPMVESNILAKSYTNCTTKLSTEVLQVDEEYFGCDLDLPPGFEEKIVTVDLPSVFSSKDCTAKLSTEVLQVDQESFGCDLDLPPGFETKNVTVNLPSVSSSKDCTAKLSTEGLQVDQESFGCDLDLPPGFETKNVTVNLPSVSSSKDCTAKLSTEGLQVEQESFDCDLDSPPGFETEKVTVELPSVSSSFNDEKGLSKFSHAMDSEANDRMQLILDCVLEELHLSAKMSLEEYFTSLLHEEVTGKVHSLEDGMITKVAEDSNICLGVASENDSSDAISVSENLSCIDIQNTSLPEKSLHQNSIDTYMIPSSYCLSSAFQKSACLDNAAIDKMTDELQPPQCEAVPVQTSKVRLARSDDHILRIVWYAILSNCRQKVHEKALGELKFFLLDDLIRKFLTTWCSAKRRGKPEDSEVTRSKAYNEKRDNSPVALSKSVDGFPKVPTVAGKYTYYRKKKMVKRMSGSSLQPLPDRDVGFQKRSSNKSRKQDLLGEATESAKGVNAASSVKEIGLKECRRELFTSVAPPSSVINCNTISEKVASVSRAGRSNATRKKLKATFVAEDSGDIGKVDGDVGFKKRSNKSRKQDLLGEATESTKGDNAASSVKEIRLKECRGELFTDASLVVPPSPVINCNTISEKVASVSRAGRSNATRKKLKSTFVAEDSGGIGKVDGDVGFKKRSSNKSRKQDLLEEATESTKGDNATSSVKKIELKDCHRELFTNASLVVPPSVVINSNTIPEKVASFSKVGRSNASCKKLKVAFDSEGSSDNGRVAEVVNRELGTLEMQPTASLKKTPQLAKLPKLNKRKLEYNMSASRSRKIQRVSSGAGSQPATKEVIVEKKQKGKSRTAKHCPQSDGCARSSIIGWEWHKWSLKATPAERARVRGITIDHIQSVSSDANGSQVLNAKGISARTNRVKLRNLLAAADGADLLKATQLKARKKRLRFQRSKIHDWGLLALEPIEAEDFVIEYVGELIRRRVSDIREHYYEKIGIGSSYLFRLDDDYVVDATKRGGIARFINHSCEPNCYTKVISVEGQKKIFIYAKRHIAAGEEITYNYKFPLEEKKIPCNCGSKRCRGSMN is encoded by the exons ATGAGTTGCCAGTCTAATGGGGAGATTGAGAATGTTTCATCGCCTCGTGATGTCGGTGGCAGTTCAGTAGGTGACAAGATCAGTGTAGTGTACCCTCAACCTCCACTTGCAACCGGATGGATGTATGTCAATCAACAGGGTCAAATGTGTGGTCCTTACATCAAAGAACAATTATATGAGGGTCTATCTACTGGTTTCTTGCCTGAAGAACTTCTGGTTTATCCCATCTTAAATGGGACTATGTCAAATGCAGTGCCCTTAAagtatttcaatcaatttcctgACCATGTTGCAACTGGCTTTGCTTATTTAACGGCTTCGTCCGGACCGATGAATAAATTCTCCGGAGTTGCCAAAGACTTAGGAGGAAATGGAGTGGAGTTGACAACAACTTCCCCTTACTCTGACTCAGAGGCTAAACATGGAACTCATTCCTTGAACCAGCATGTCTCGACCACTGGCTTTGCGGGAACAGTTGCTCCCTCTATGTTTATG GACTACGAAGAATCGTGCTGGCTGTTTGAGTATCATGATGGGAGGAAACATGGGCCGCACTCTCTTATAGAGCTTTATTCATGGTATCATTATGGTTACATTCTGGATTCAGTGATG ATACATCATGCTGATAATAAGTTCAGACCCTTTACTCTGAACTCTTTAATAAGCAGTTGGACTACGGCTACCCCTGGAGCTCTTATGTCTAATTCCAATGGGCATGAGACTGCCTTTCTACCAGATTTTGTATCTGAGATTTCTCATGAAGTATGCTCACAGCTTCATATGGTGATCATGAAAGCAGCTCGTAGGACTCTGCTCGATGAGATTGTTAGTCATGCAATTTCAGAGTGCATCTCTAAAAAGAAAGATCACAAGAAAGTCACTAATCAGTCTGTCAAAATGTCCTCCCCTAGTACCAGAATG TCTGCAGGTTTTAGTGGCAGTAAGGCCTTAGTTGCTCCTGAGAGCAGTACAAAAGCTCCTAATCTTCTTGACCAGAAATCTCCTACTGCTGAAATTTCTTTGCAGTCTTCAGGAAGTTCAAAATCTGTCGGAAGCTTTGAGAACTTTTGTGAATCTTATACAGTTGTCTGCAGAACGTTATTCGACTCTTCCATGCAAAGCATCTGGAATGCTGTCTTCTATGACCATGTCTCAGAGTTTGCATCTGCGTGGAGGAAGAAAAAGCGATGGTCACCTCCTTGTCCTATGGTTGAATCAAACATTCTAGCAAAGTCGTACACCAACTGCACCACAAAGCTCTCTACTGAAGTT TTGCAAGTGGACGAAGAATATTTTGGCTGTGATCTTGATTTACCTCCAGGGTTTGAGGAGAAGATTGTGACAGTGGATTTGCCTTCAGTTTTTTCATCAAAAGATTGCACCGCAAAGCTCTCCACTGAAGTC TTGCAAGTGGATCAAGAATCTTTCGGCTGTGATCTTGATCTCCCCCCAGGGTTTGAGACAAAGAATGTGACAGTGAATTTGCCTTCAGTTTCGTCATCAAAAGATTGCACCGCAAAGCTTTCTACTGAAGGC TTGCAAGTGGATCAAGAATCTTTCGGCTGTGATCTTGATCTCCCCCCAGGGTTTGAGACAAAGAATGTGACAGTGAATTTGCCTTCAGTTTCGTCATCAAAAGATTGCACCGCAAAGCTTTCTACTGAAGGC TTGCAAGTGGAGCAAGAATCTTTCGACTGTGATCTTGATTCCCCCCCAGGGTTTGAGACAGAGAAAGTGACAGTGGAGTTGCCTTCAGTTTCTTCATCTTTTAATGATGAAAAGGGGTTGTCTAAATTCAGTCATGCAATGGACTCTGAAGCTAATGACCGTATGCAACTTATCCTTGATTGTGTATTGGAAGAACTCCACCTGTCTGCTAAGATGTCATTGGAAGAATACTTTACCAGCCTTTTGCATGAAGAGGTGACGGGAAAAGTTCATTCTCTTGAAGATGGCATGATAACCAAG GTTGCTGAGGACTCGAATATTTGTCTTGGTGTTGCAAGTGAAAATGATTCTTCTGATGCCATTTCGGTTTCAGAAAACTTATCATGTATAGATATTCAGAACACTTCACTGCCCGAAAAATCATTGCACCAGAACTCTATTGATACATACATGATTCCTTCATCTTATTGTCTTTCAAGTGCATTTCAGAAGTCTGCTTGTTTAGACAATGCCGCCATAGATAAAATGACTGACGAGCTGCAACCACCTCAATGTGAAGCTGTTCCTGTGCAAACTTCTAAAGTTCGGCTTGCTAGGTCTGATGATCATATTCTGAGGATAGTATGGTATGCTATCCTGTCAAATTGCCGGCAGAAGGTACACGAGAAAGCACTGGGAGAGTTGAAATTTTTTCTTCTTGATGACTTAATTAGAAAATTTTTGACGACTTGGTGTTCTGCGAAGAGACGTGGTAAACCAGAGGATTCTGAG GTTACAAGAAGCAAAGCGTATAACGAGAAACGTGATAACTCTCCAGTTGCATTGAGCAAAAGCGTGGATGGTTTTCCTAAGGTACCTACAGTAGCAGGGAAATACACATACTACCGGAAGAAAAAGATGGTCAAAAGAATGTCAGGTTCTTCACTGCAGCCTCTTCCTGATAGAGACGTTGGCTTTCAAAAGAGATCTTCTAACAAGTCAAGGAAACAAGATCTCTTGGGGGAGGCAACAGAGAGCGCTAAAGGTGTCAATGCAGCTTCAAGTGTTAAGGAAATTGGGCTGAAAGAATGTCGCAGAGAGTTGTTCACTTCAGTTGCTCCTCCATCATCGGTTATTAATTGCAATACAATCTCAGAGAAGGTTGCCTctgtttccagag CGGGGAGAAGTAATGCAACCCGCAAGAAACTGAAAGCTACTTTTGTTGCTGAGGATTCCGGTGATATTGGGAAGGTTGATGGAGACGTTGGCTTCAAAAAGAGATCTAACAAGTCAAGGAAACAAGATCTCTTGGGGGAGGCAACAGAGAGTACTAAAGGTGACAATGCAGCTTCAAGTGTTAAGGAAATTCGGCTGAAAGAATGTCGCGGAGAGTTGTTCACTGATGCTTCTTTAGTTGTTCCTCCATCACCGGTTATTAATTGTAACACTATCTCAGAGAAGGTTGCATCTGTCTCCCGAG CGGGGAGAAGTAATGCAACCCGCAAGAAACTGAAGTCTACTTTTGTTGCTGAGGATTCTGGTGGTATTGGGAAAGTTGATGGAGATGTTGGATTCAAAAAGAGATCTTCTAACAAGTCAAGGAAACAAGATCTCTTGGAGGAGGCAACTGAGAGCACTAAAGGTGACAATGCAACTTCAAGTGTGAAGAAAATTGAGCTGAAAGATTGTCACAGAGAGTTGTTCACTAATGCTTCTTTAGTTGTTCCTCCATCAGTGGTTATTAATTCTAACACTATCCCAGAGAAAGTTGCATCTTTCTCCAAAG TGGGGAGAAGTAATGCAAGCTGCAAAAAACTAAAGGTTGCTTTTGACTCTGAAGGCTCCAGTGACAATGGAAGGGTAGCTGAGGTTGTGAACAGAGAATTGGGCACACTTGAAATGCAACCTACTGCTTCTCTGAAAAAGACTCCTCAAT TGGCCAAATTACCAAAGTTGAATAAGAGAAAACTCGAGTATAATATGTCAGCATCTCGTTCAAGAAAAATTCAGAGAGTATCAAGTGGTGCTGGCAGCCAACCAGCAACTAAGGAGGTTATTGTAGAGAAGAAACAGAAGGGTAAATCCCGGACAGCAAAACATTGTCCACAATCAGATGGCTGTGCTCGATCTTCCATCATTGGTTGGGAATGGCATAAATGGTCGTTGAAGGCAACTCCTGCTGAAAGGGCTCGTGTTAGGGGAATTACTATTGATCATATTCAATCTGTCAGTTCAGATGCTAATGGTTCTCAAGTGTTGAATGCTAAGGGAATTTCTGCAAGAACAAATAGGGTTAAGTTGCGCAACCTCCTTGCTGCTGCCGATGGTGCAGATCTCTTGAAAGCTACTCAGTTGAAG GCGAGGAAGAAGCGCCTACGCTTCCAACGAAGTAAGATACATGACTGGGGTCTTCTTGCCCTTGAGCCGATTGAGGCTGAAGACTTTGTCATTGAATATGTTGGGGAGCTTATACGTCGGCGT GTATCCGACATACGAGAGCACTATTATGAGAAGATTGGAATTGGGAGCAGTTACCTTTTCAGACTGGACGATGATTATGTG GTTGATGCAACAAAACGTGGTGGTATAGCCAGATTCATAAACCATTCTTGTGAG CCGAATTGCTATACAAAAGTTATAAGTGTTGAGGGTCAGAAAAAGATCTTCATATATGCTAAGCGGCATATTGCAGCTGGTGAAGAGATTACTTACAATTACAAATTTCCTTTGGAGGAAAAGAAGATCCCCTGCAACTGTGGTTCCAAGAG GTGTCGTGGCTCAATGAATTGA